ACTATAAAAAATACAGCGCATTGATGAGTCGATCGGGCAAGGCAGCAAAAATCCCTAAAAGAGTTAGTGAGCGCAGCTAAAACCTGTCGAGCCGTAAAAAGGGGCGGATTTATTTGTGGGGGTAGATTTAACTTTCGATAAATAAACCTATCCTCTTTGTTCGGTTCGGTTCGGTTCGGTTCGGTTCGCTTTGTTCGTTGTCCAGGGAGATATTTTTGAGCTTTAACAGCCGTTGGTTATATGTAATTCTGTTGCTGGTGTCTTCAGCGTGGGGCGAGGGTAAAAAGCTCGCATGCGATGCGGATACCAATATTTGCTCTGTGGCCATTGCAGAGAATTATTGTGGGTCTGACGGTGTAGCCAAGTCCAAGTGGGACATCCGAAGTGGATATTATGTACTGAGCTGTGAGTGTGACTGCACTACTCAGGAGAATAGCTTCTGGTTTGTAAGTCAGGATGGAAAAGTTAAAACTCTTGAGGCGAGTAAGGTTGTAAGTGCGGTAGATGTTGTAAAAAATAAATCGGGTGTTCCTGACTCATTCGGAACGGTACCCTACTGTAAAGCACTAAAAATAAATCAGGATCGACTTGTTTATTTGCAGAAGGGGCCAGGTGCCTCTGAGTCATCGCAGCCGTACTGTTATTCAGTCGTTGAGCAAGATGCAGCGGAAGCCTGTACGACTGAAGACTGCATGCAGAAACAAAGACTGGTAGAGAAAACTGTTGCGAGCCTGAAAGGTGAGATTCTGACAGAGTTTAAGAATGCAACATCTCGGCTTTATAAAAATAAAGAAGCGTTCGTGAGTTTTCCGAAACGAGGTTTTATAGAGAAGTATATAACTGACCATGGTTACTCGAGTGGTGACCAGCAAAGCTTCAATGATATTGCTTATTTTTGGCAGCAGGCTGGATTCAATGAGGATGCTATTTGGTTGTTGGGAAAAGTCATTGCCGATAATCCGAAACGAGTCGTGGCCTATCTCAATATTGCAGATGCATAT
This genomic stretch from Pseudomonas wuhanensis harbors:
- a CDS encoding tetratricopeptide repeat protein; this encodes MSFNSRWLYVILLLVSSAWGEGKKLACDADTNICSVAIAENYCGSDGVAKSKWDIRSGYYVLSCECDCTTQENSFWFVSQDGKVKTLEASKVVSAVDVVKNKSGVPDSFGTVPYCKALKINQDRLVYLQKGPGASESSQPYCYSVVEQDAAEACTTEDCMQKQRLVEKTVASLKGEILTEFKNATSRLYKNKEAFVSFPKRGFIEKYITDHGYSSGDQQSFNDIAYFWQQAGFNEDAIWLLGKVIADNPKRVVAYLNIADAYWSEGDKATAAKNYKTYNELMIIGGKQQKIPERAKERSVLK